In Archangium violaceum, the following are encoded in one genomic region:
- a CDS encoding response regulator has protein sequence MARILIVDDEVHVVGALRRLLRREGFCIEVALNGQEALEKLATFEADVVISDFRMRGMNGLELLGQVLRVAPRCVRVLISGHADLSSGSSSHPGVISHFISKPWDDERLVADVRALLGGQGPAPSGV, from the coding sequence ATGGCCAGGATTCTCATCGTCGACGACGAAGTACATGTGGTCGGTGCCCTCCGCCGGTTGCTGCGGCGCGAGGGCTTCTGCATCGAAGTGGCGCTCAATGGCCAGGAGGCCCTCGAGAAGCTCGCCACCTTCGAGGCGGATGTCGTCATCTCCGATTTCCGCATGCGGGGGATGAACGGCCTGGAGCTGCTCGGGCAGGTGCTGCGCGTGGCGCCCAGGTGCGTCCGGGTGCTCATCTCGGGTCACGCGGACCTGTCCTCCGGTAGCAGCTCGCACCCCGGGGTCATCTCCCACTTCATCAGCAAGCCCTGGGATGATGAGCGCCTCGTCGCCGACGTTCGCGCCCTGCTGGGTGGCCAGGGCCCCGCCCCCTCGGGAGTGTGA
- a CDS encoding caspase family protein, with product MPRARLRVAGGGRALSLGARGLAAAGMLLALLAATPSHAGESRYALLIGAHRGNADEPVLRYAGSDTERLRDVLVSLGDFLPENVLVLADPNADRVRTALARMNARIREEVAHDRSSVLLVFYSGHADAESLHLGGTLLPWEELRNLTSGSAAAARLLVVDACRSGQATRVKGTRLAAPFALPPDVETRGMPEGFAILSSSSAGENAQESDALQGSFFTHHLVAALRGMADHGGDGLVSLAEAYQYAADRTVASTVATMGGVQHPTYLYDLKGRSELVLTRPGRVRGLASVRLAEPGQYFFRKERREGPVVLEANISREARTARLMPGRYFVQRRLPDRLYEAPVQAGGEQSVDLSAAPWSVVELDQLVRKGGGPSTSYALSVWGGGGSGVLEGFPFTPAASVQLSLDTAALTLDAQVELARSVLVSEGLERQLTATALRAGARKVFDLGAFSLSGGVRLGATYFDQRFSGRLAPPRWQLSPHLDTLVRADVRPTRGFFLGVEAGLRASYVRVSSEQAPSARTPVTPVFALGAGMRW from the coding sequence GTGCCACGAGCGCGTCTACGAGTGGCAGGTGGCGGGCGTGCCCTGAGCCTCGGCGCCCGGGGCCTCGCCGCCGCCGGGATGCTGCTCGCGCTGCTGGCCGCGACTCCCTCGCACGCGGGGGAGTCGCGCTATGCGTTGCTCATCGGCGCCCACCGTGGAAACGCGGATGAGCCGGTGCTGCGCTACGCGGGCTCGGACACCGAGCGGCTGCGCGACGTGCTCGTCAGCCTCGGGGACTTCCTGCCCGAGAACGTGCTGGTGCTGGCCGACCCGAACGCGGACCGCGTGCGCACCGCGCTGGCGCGCATGAACGCGCGCATCCGCGAGGAGGTGGCGCACGACCGCTCCAGCGTGCTGCTCGTCTTCTATTCGGGCCACGCGGACGCCGAGTCGCTGCACCTGGGTGGCACGCTGCTGCCGTGGGAGGAGCTGCGCAACCTCACCTCCGGCTCCGCCGCGGCGGCGCGGCTGCTGGTGGTGGACGCGTGTCGCTCCGGCCAGGCCACGCGCGTGAAGGGCACCCGGCTGGCCGCGCCCTTCGCGCTGCCTCCGGACGTGGAGACGCGCGGCATGCCCGAGGGCTTCGCCATCCTCTCCTCCTCGTCGGCCGGAGAGAACGCGCAGGAGTCGGATGCGCTGCAGGGCTCCTTCTTCACCCACCACCTGGTGGCCGCGCTGCGCGGCATGGCGGACCATGGAGGGGACGGGCTCGTCAGCCTGGCCGAGGCGTACCAGTACGCCGCCGACCGCACCGTGGCCAGCACGGTGGCGACGATGGGCGGCGTGCAGCACCCCACGTACCTCTATGACCTGAAGGGCCGCTCGGAGCTGGTGCTCACGCGGCCCGGACGGGTGCGCGGGCTCGCGTCGGTGCGGCTGGCCGAGCCGGGCCAGTACTTCTTCCGCAAGGAGCGGCGCGAGGGCCCGGTGGTGCTGGAGGCGAACATCTCCCGCGAGGCGCGCACGGCGCGGCTCATGCCCGGGCGCTACTTCGTCCAGCGCCGGTTGCCGGACCGGCTCTACGAGGCCCCGGTGCAGGCTGGGGGCGAGCAGTCGGTGGACCTGTCGGCGGCGCCGTGGAGCGTGGTGGAGCTGGACCAGCTGGTGCGCAAGGGCGGCGGTCCGAGCACCTCCTATGCGCTGAGCGTGTGGGGCGGCGGTGGTTCCGGCGTGCTGGAGGGCTTTCCCTTCACCCCGGCCGCCTCGGTGCAACTCTCCCTGGACACGGCGGCCCTCACGCTGGACGCGCAGGTGGAGCTGGCCCGGTCGGTGCTCGTCAGCGAGGGCCTCGAGCGACAGCTCACCGCCACGGCGCTGCGGGCGGGCGCGCGCAAGGTGTTCGACCTGGGCGCCTTCTCGCTGTCGGGCGGCGTGCGGCTGGGCGCCACGTACTTCGACCAGCGCTTCTCCGGACGCCTCGCTCCCCCGCGCTGGCAGCTCTCGCCCCACCTGGACACGCTGGTGCGCGCCGACGTGCGCCCGACGCGCGGCTTCTTCCTCGGCGTGGAGGCGGGTCTGCGCGCCTCCTATGTGCGCGTCTCCTCGGAGCAGGCCCCCAGCGCGCGCACGCCCGTGACTCCCGTCTTCGCGCTGGGCGCCGGCATGCGCTGGTGA
- a CDS encoding endo-1,3-alpha-glucanase family glycosylhydrolase yields MSVSRLKHGLFLLLAGAAAVSACAPPDETTGLEEGTEGSGSSALATKASFELNNALLPFDMPARADLATSEYKVFAHWHNFPLRSYGSSSGQYYDNYTNWLKPTGTYASIGGWLRDRPVPILAVPALETDYGKRDMKTDIQTAAAAGVDGFLFNLWFRTTDNRWKWLTDLFNAADEFNAENPAAPFYVIPNIDSHILSTGSGANEPRQRADDLATFKNRASWRKLNGKYVVGSFRPEALPATWYQQFFDQLKTVHGMDAVLWGTLLDPSEANRNALKPFMVGATFSRWDNLPYTSNPLNGINTLKAWGDQNGVPYSPPVSHTDNRPTNSITTETAGFKTQYNTWKAAIDSGVKMVQILTWNDHYEGHALRPNSAVQYAFYDLTAYYSTWFKTRQQPVIVRDVLYYSHRMHLSTEPYDTTQQAKPTASKNGVALVDRVFILGMLKSSGRVQITSGGTAYAADVAAGPQFFDAPLYANNQPSFQLSRSGTAVLNLTSAFRTRSPIVWQDLLYRAGSSSRPVVSGVQNNLPQDRLP; encoded by the coding sequence GTGAGTGTTTCCCGATTGAAGCACGGTCTCTTCCTTCTCCTCGCGGGAGCGGCGGCCGTGTCGGCCTGCGCCCCTCCCGATGAGACGACCGGCCTGGAGGAAGGCACGGAGGGCTCCGGAAGCTCGGCCCTGGCCACCAAGGCCTCGTTCGAGCTGAACAACGCGCTCCTGCCGTTCGACATGCCGGCACGCGCGGACCTCGCCACCAGCGAGTACAAGGTCTTCGCCCACTGGCACAACTTCCCGCTGCGCAGCTATGGCTCCAGCTCGGGCCAGTACTACGACAACTACACCAACTGGCTCAAACCGACGGGCACCTATGCGTCCATTGGCGGTTGGTTGCGCGATCGGCCCGTTCCCATCCTCGCCGTCCCCGCGCTGGAGACGGACTACGGCAAGCGGGACATGAAGACGGACATCCAGACGGCGGCCGCCGCGGGCGTCGATGGCTTCCTCTTCAACCTCTGGTTCCGGACCACCGACAACCGCTGGAAGTGGCTGACGGACCTCTTCAACGCGGCCGACGAGTTCAACGCCGAGAATCCGGCCGCGCCCTTCTACGTCATCCCCAACATCGACAGTCACATCCTCTCGACCGGCAGCGGGGCGAACGAGCCTCGCCAGCGCGCCGACGACCTCGCGACCTTCAAGAACCGCGCTTCATGGAGGAAGCTCAACGGCAAGTACGTGGTGGGCAGCTTCCGGCCCGAGGCCCTGCCGGCCACCTGGTACCAGCAGTTCTTCGATCAGCTGAAGACCGTGCATGGAATGGACGCGGTGCTGTGGGGAACGCTGCTCGACCCCTCGGAAGCCAATCGCAACGCGCTGAAGCCTTTCATGGTGGGAGCCACCTTCTCGCGTTGGGACAACCTCCCCTACACCTCCAACCCGCTCAATGGCATCAACACCCTGAAGGCCTGGGGCGACCAGAACGGCGTCCCCTACTCTCCGCCGGTCAGCCACACGGACAACCGCCCCACCAACTCCATCACCACGGAAACGGCGGGCTTCAAGACCCAGTACAACACCTGGAAGGCGGCGATCGACTCGGGCGTGAAGATGGTCCAGATCCTCACCTGGAATGACCACTACGAGGGTCACGCCCTGCGGCCCAACTCGGCCGTGCAGTACGCGTTCTACGACCTGACGGCCTACTACTCGACCTGGTTCAAGACCCGCCAGCAGCCGGTCATCGTGCGCGATGTCCTCTACTACTCGCATCGCATGCACCTGAGCACCGAGCCCTACGATACGACCCAGCAGGCCAAGCCCACCGCCTCGAAGAACGGTGTGGCCCTCGTGGACCGGGTCTTCATCCTGGGCATGCTCAAGTCGAGCGGGCGCGTGCAGATCACCTCGGGCGGGACCGCCTACGCCGCCGATGTCGCCGCGGGCCCGCAGTTCTTCGACGCGCCGCTGTACGCGAACAACCAGCCCTCCTTCCAGCTGAGCAGGAGTGGCACGGCGGTCCTCAACCTCACGAGCGCCTTCCGGACGCGCTCGCCCATCGTCTGGCAGGACCTCCTGTATCGCGCGGGAAGCTCCTCACGCCCGGTGGTCTCGGGAGTGCAGAACAACCTGCCGCAGGATCGTCTCCCGTAG
- a CDS encoding MBOAT family O-acyltransferase: protein MYFHSLQFAFFLTVVFALYWAVHQHKWARLGVLMVASVIFYSMWTPLPLLLFAVATGINHLCIKGFRRSQSPGVRKTLVTVAIVSTLGVLCTFKYADMFRETLVVLLAPLGIHVRTEPFGLLLPVGLSFFTFQAISYVVDCYRGEVQQERTYFEHLLYLLFFPHLVAGPIVRASHLIERFDDTPSLTAEEGGRGMYRIAMGMVKKLVIADVLGSGLVDPVFGSPDAYTSAECLVAAVAYSFELYFDFSAYSDIAIGTAALFGFKFEENFNRPYLATNLFDFWSRWHISLSTWLRDYLYRPLGGNRVSKPRALLNLMITMGLGGLWHGADWRFAIWGLAHGAMEAVIRVWWWVTGKPPKEGPMAKVRAGLGLVATFTVVVLTRVVFRSPTLEHAGEMYARLFEGSMGLANVSTLVWTMLAVAAVSHVTPLSLFHKAGELFVRMPVPVRAVVLVLVGLGVRHLTSVEARPYVYFQF from the coding sequence GTGTACTTCCACAGCCTCCAGTTCGCCTTCTTCCTGACCGTCGTCTTCGCCCTCTACTGGGCGGTGCACCAGCACAAGTGGGCGCGGCTGGGCGTGCTGATGGTGGCGAGCGTCATCTTCTATTCGATGTGGACGCCGCTGCCGCTGCTGCTCTTCGCGGTGGCCACGGGCATCAACCACCTGTGCATCAAGGGCTTCCGGCGCTCGCAGTCACCTGGGGTGCGCAAGACGCTGGTGACGGTGGCCATCGTCAGCACGCTCGGGGTGCTGTGCACCTTCAAGTACGCGGACATGTTCCGCGAGACGCTGGTGGTGCTGCTCGCTCCGCTGGGTATCCACGTGCGCACGGAGCCCTTCGGGCTGCTGTTGCCGGTGGGCCTGTCCTTCTTCACCTTCCAGGCCATCAGCTACGTGGTGGACTGCTACCGGGGTGAGGTGCAGCAGGAGCGCACCTACTTCGAGCACCTGCTCTACCTGCTCTTCTTCCCGCACCTGGTGGCGGGCCCCATCGTGCGCGCCTCGCACCTCATCGAGCGCTTCGACGACACGCCCTCGCTGACGGCCGAGGAGGGGGGCCGGGGCATGTACCGCATCGCGATGGGCATGGTGAAGAAGCTCGTCATCGCGGACGTGCTGGGCAGCGGGCTGGTGGACCCCGTCTTCGGCTCGCCGGACGCGTACACCTCGGCCGAGTGCCTGGTGGCGGCGGTGGCCTACAGCTTCGAGCTGTACTTCGACTTCTCGGCGTACTCGGACATCGCCATCGGCACGGCGGCGCTCTTCGGCTTCAAGTTCGAGGAGAACTTCAACCGCCCGTACCTGGCGACGAACCTGTTCGACTTCTGGAGCCGCTGGCACATCAGCCTGTCCACGTGGCTGCGCGACTACCTCTACCGGCCGCTGGGCGGCAACCGGGTCTCCAAGCCCCGGGCGCTGCTCAACCTGATGATCACCATGGGGCTGGGCGGCCTGTGGCACGGGGCGGACTGGCGCTTCGCCATCTGGGGCCTCGCGCATGGCGCGATGGAGGCGGTCATCCGCGTGTGGTGGTGGGTGACGGGCAAGCCGCCGAAGGAAGGCCCCATGGCGAAGGTGCGCGCGGGGCTCGGACTGGTGGCCACCTTCACCGTGGTGGTGCTCACGCGCGTCGTCTTCCGCTCGCCCACCCTGGAGCACGCGGGCGAAATGTACGCGCGCCTGTTCGAGGGCAGCATGGGGCTGGCCAACGTGAGCACGCTCGTCTGGACGATGCTGGCGGTGGCGGCGGTGAGCCACGTGACGCCGCTGAGCCTCTTCCACAAGGCGGGCGAGCTCTTCGTGCGGATGCCGGTGCCGGTGCGCGCGGTGGTGCTCGTGCTGGTGGGCCTGGGCGTGCGTCACCTGACGTCGGTGGAAGCGCGCCCGTACGTCTACTTCCAGTTCTGA
- a CDS encoding sensor histidine kinase yields MDARPTQALLEADPEQVHQGIQAIVGLGPAVFNLALVAWFWGQWRVMFVQLGVAMVLAFSNMVVAEWVAARLGRSVAETARILVNVVGIAVSGATAHWPALVWIFVPYNLLWFYGMDRWVRARAAMYLVLVDVVALSTGAEPGMALAFSLLGIFGFVLSERRASLMRGALNQVLQQREQLEKAHQEMQQLHQRAIEQERLTSLGMLAAGVAHEINNPMSFVTSNVNSMLRDLRDEQHLSETMKEYVDDVLPATLDGIKRVNSIVSDLRRFARGDPEAHVGFDFDAEVEMALRIAHGQLSHVRVQKELGGTGTVVGRPRQIVQVLVNLLVNAGQATAPGGVVRVTTSRDESMVRVDVRDTGTGMSEETKRHLFEPFFTTKPPGEGTGLGLSVVHGIVKSHGGHIEVESELGKGTCFSLRLPLVPLLLAYEPSSDGGMRRRTS; encoded by the coding sequence ATGGATGCTCGACCCACGCAGGCGCTCCTGGAGGCGGATCCAGAGCAGGTGCACCAGGGCATCCAGGCCATCGTGGGACTGGGTCCGGCCGTGTTCAACCTGGCGCTGGTCGCCTGGTTCTGGGGCCAGTGGCGCGTGATGTTCGTGCAGCTGGGCGTGGCGATGGTGCTCGCCTTCAGCAACATGGTGGTCGCCGAGTGGGTGGCCGCGCGGCTCGGCCGCTCCGTGGCGGAGACGGCGCGGATCCTGGTCAACGTGGTGGGCATCGCCGTGAGTGGGGCCACGGCCCACTGGCCCGCGCTGGTGTGGATCTTCGTGCCCTACAACCTGCTCTGGTTCTACGGCATGGACCGGTGGGTCCGCGCCCGCGCGGCCATGTACCTGGTGCTGGTGGACGTGGTGGCGTTGTCGACGGGGGCCGAGCCGGGCATGGCCCTGGCCTTCAGCCTGCTGGGCATCTTCGGCTTCGTGCTGTCCGAGCGGCGCGCCTCGCTGATGCGCGGGGCGCTCAACCAGGTCCTGCAGCAGCGCGAGCAGTTGGAGAAGGCCCACCAGGAGATGCAGCAGCTGCACCAGCGGGCCATCGAGCAGGAGCGGCTCACCAGCCTGGGCATGCTGGCGGCGGGCGTGGCGCATGAAATCAACAACCCGATGAGCTTCGTGACGAGCAACGTCAACTCGATGCTCAGGGACTTGCGTGACGAGCAGCACCTGTCCGAGACGATGAAGGAGTACGTGGACGACGTGCTGCCGGCCACGCTGGACGGCATCAAGCGGGTGAATTCCATCGTCTCGGATCTGCGCCGCTTCGCGCGGGGAGACCCCGAGGCCCACGTCGGTTTCGACTTCGACGCCGAGGTGGAGATGGCGCTGCGCATCGCGCACGGGCAGCTGAGCCACGTCCGGGTGCAGAAGGAGCTGGGCGGGACGGGGACGGTGGTGGGGCGCCCGCGGCAGATCGTCCAGGTGCTGGTGAACCTGTTGGTGAACGCGGGGCAGGCCACCGCGCCAGGCGGCGTGGTGCGCGTCACCACGTCCCGCGACGAGTCCATGGTGCGGGTGGACGTGCGGGACACGGGCACGGGCATGTCCGAGGAGACGAAGCGCCACCTCTTCGAGCCGTTCTTCACCACCAAGCCGCCCGGCGAGGGCACGGGGCTGGGGCTGTCGGTGGTGCACGGCATCGTGAAGTCCCACGGGGGCCACATCGAGGTGGAGAGCGAGCTGGGCAAGGGCACCTGCTTCTCGCTCCGCCTGCCCCTGGTGCCACTGCTGCTCGCGTACGAGCCGTCCTCGGACGGGGGGATGCGGCGGCGCACGAGCTGA
- a CDS encoding undecaprenyl-diphosphate phosphatase — protein sequence MSLLQAIVLGLVQGLTEFLPISSTAHLRIVPELLGWPDPGAAYSAVIQLGTVAAVLIYFRRDLLTLGKAFFQGLARREPFATTESRLAWFVLIGTLPIGILGLAFKKSIEGSLRSLHVISASLIVLAIVLFIVERLASHKRTLDDMRWRDGLIVGLWQALALIPGSSRSGTTITGGLSLGLRREDAARYSFLLSIPATTLAGIFELKHLMEATERPSALALWTGTLVAFVSGMAAIAWLLSYLRSRSTLVFIVYRVVLGVVLLVLLNRGVLHPLSGVENVDTQKKSLQVPVEKQLTE from the coding sequence ATGAGTCTCCTTCAAGCCATCGTCCTCGGGCTGGTCCAGGGTCTGACCGAGTTCCTGCCCATCAGCTCCACCGCGCACCTGCGCATCGTCCCGGAGCTGCTCGGCTGGCCCGACCCGGGCGCCGCGTACTCGGCCGTCATCCAACTCGGCACCGTGGCCGCCGTCCTCATCTACTTCCGCAGGGACCTCCTCACCCTGGGCAAGGCCTTCTTCCAGGGTCTCGCCCGGCGCGAGCCCTTCGCCACCACCGAGTCGCGCCTCGCCTGGTTCGTGCTCATCGGCACCCTCCCCATCGGCATCCTGGGACTGGCCTTCAAGAAGAGCATCGAGGGCTCGCTGCGTTCACTCCACGTCATCTCCGCCAGCCTCATCGTCCTGGCCATCGTCCTCTTCATCGTGGAGCGCCTGGCCTCCCACAAGCGCACCCTGGACGACATGCGCTGGCGGGACGGGCTCATCGTGGGGCTGTGGCAGGCGCTGGCCCTCATCCCCGGCTCCTCGCGCTCGGGCACCACCATCACCGGCGGCCTGTCGCTGGGACTGCGGCGCGAGGACGCGGCGCGCTACTCCTTCCTGCTCTCCATCCCCGCCACCACCCTGGCCGGCATCTTCGAGCTCAAGCACCTCATGGAGGCCACCGAGCGCCCCTCGGCCCTGGCCCTCTGGACGGGCACGCTGGTGGCCTTCGTCTCGGGCATGGCCGCCATCGCCTGGTTGTTGAGCTATCTCCGCAGCCGCTCCACGCTCGTCTTCATCGTCTACCGGGTGGTGCTGGGCGTGGTGCTGCTGGTGCTGTTGAATAGGGGCGTGCTCCACCCGTTGTCCGGAGTGGAGAACGTGGATACCCAGAAGAAGTCCCTCCAGGTCCCCGTGGAGAAGCAACTGACGGAGTAG
- a CDS encoding YchJ family protein → MPPAPPCPCSSGLRYRECCARYHRGEAEAPDAEALMRSRYSAFALREVEYLWRTLHPEHPDRARPKEEMLRELRAVASGHKYPRLHVLDRQPPDETGAAVVLFYARIFEKGKDRSFVERSEFRHDGTGWRYLSGENLAPNQLSVPPETLTLATFPSPSGRGTG, encoded by the coding sequence ATGCCCCCAGCCCCACCCTGTCCCTGCTCGTCCGGCCTGCGCTACCGCGAGTGCTGTGCCCGCTACCACCGAGGTGAGGCGGAAGCACCAGACGCCGAGGCCCTGATGCGCTCGCGCTACAGCGCCTTCGCCCTGCGGGAGGTGGAGTACCTGTGGCGCACGCTGCACCCGGAGCACCCGGACCGCGCGAGACCCAAGGAGGAGATGCTGCGGGAGCTGCGAGCGGTGGCGAGCGGCCACAAGTACCCGAGGCTGCACGTGCTGGACCGGCAACCACCGGACGAGACGGGAGCGGCGGTGGTGCTCTTCTACGCGCGCATCTTCGAGAAGGGAAAGGACCGCTCGTTCGTGGAGCGGTCGGAGTTCCGGCACGATGGAACGGGCTGGCGCTACCTGAGCGGGGAGAACCTGGCGCCGAACCAACTCTCCGTGCCCCCCGAGACCCTCACGCTCGCCACCTTCCCCTCTCCCTCCGGGAGAGGGACGGGGTGA
- a CDS encoding CoA pyrophosphatase — MDPLFDVLETRLASRPPRALNLPGLVMREAAVLVPLLVREGTPHILFTKRPTTLRHHAGQYSFPGGSRDPEDPTPLHTALRETREELGIDVSGVRVLGALDEVPTLTEFRIQPFVGVIPQGVEYRPSPDEVEFILEVPLAELMNPAILRSERRSVRGVEYEVDFYTYGSHVIWGATGRILRNLLRLAS; from the coding sequence GTGGATCCCCTCTTCGACGTCCTGGAGACCCGCCTGGCCTCCCGGCCCCCCCGGGCCCTGAATCTGCCCGGGCTCGTGATGCGCGAGGCCGCGGTGCTGGTGCCCCTCCTCGTGCGCGAGGGCACCCCGCACATCCTCTTCACCAAGCGGCCCACCACGCTGCGTCACCACGCCGGCCAGTACTCCTTCCCCGGCGGCTCGAGGGACCCGGAGGACCCCACCCCCCTGCACACCGCGCTGCGCGAGACGCGGGAGGAACTGGGCATCGACGTGTCCGGCGTGCGCGTGCTCGGCGCCCTGGACGAGGTGCCCACCCTCACCGAGTTCCGCATCCAGCCCTTCGTCGGCGTCATCCCCCAGGGCGTGGAGTACCGGCCCAGCCCGGACGAGGTGGAGTTCATCCTCGAGGTGCCCCTGGCCGAGCTGATGAACCCGGCCATCCTCCGCTCGGAGCGTCGCAGTGTGCGGGGTGTGGAGTACGAGGTGGACTTCTATACGTACGGCTCCCACGTCATCTGGGGGGCTACCGGCCGCATTCTCCGCAATCTGCTGCGCCTGGCCTCGTAG
- a CDS encoding Do family serine endopeptidase encodes MLAVASGCEARTWEPQSPSSGSAPPAPAAQGTQPEKSTPPPSSSQEPGQGTGGAGAQQPQPQPPQQLQFPAAAGGSGQAPQSIADLVDAVKDTVVNVDVQARTPAAPEGMPGDLFERFFGGPGGPGGVEPRERIQQGEGSGFIIDASGLILTNNHVVENSVDIRVRLNDGREFDAKVLGRDPLTDLALIKLEGNVGNLPVARLGDSDQIRVGDPVMAIGNPFGLTSSVSVGILSARARDIQAGPYDNFLQTDAAINPGNSGGPLFNMRGEVVGINSAIVGGGTGIGFAVPSNMAKALLSQLQKGKIQRGWLGVSVQDLTADLAKALNVPARKGAIVTDVQPDTPAARAGLKQDDVITAIEGTAVETSRGLTRDIGFRPPGEAVKLTVYRNGKSREVQVKLGERPDLEGISSAPQSEREEEDTGHKLGLRLQDVDPRMAPGVRQGAMVVDVDPGSPADRAGLQPGMVIVEAGGKQVRSPREFAQVVRGAKSGSSLLLRIQIGENRVLRALTIP; translated from the coding sequence ATGCTCGCGGTCGCGAGCGGGTGTGAGGCGCGCACCTGGGAGCCCCAATCCCCGTCCAGCGGCTCCGCTCCCCCCGCTCCGGCGGCGCAGGGCACCCAGCCGGAGAAGAGCACTCCGCCTCCTTCATCTTCCCAGGAGCCCGGACAGGGGACGGGTGGCGCGGGGGCGCAACAGCCGCAGCCACAGCCGCCGCAGCAGCTCCAGTTTCCGGCCGCGGCGGGCGGGTCGGGGCAGGCGCCTCAGTCCATCGCGGATCTGGTCGACGCCGTGAAGGACACGGTCGTCAACGTGGATGTCCAGGCTCGCACGCCCGCCGCTCCCGAGGGGATGCCGGGTGATCTCTTCGAGCGTTTCTTCGGTGGGCCCGGCGGACCCGGTGGTGTCGAGCCCCGCGAGCGCATCCAGCAGGGCGAGGGCTCCGGCTTCATCATCGACGCCAGCGGGCTCATCCTCACCAACAACCACGTGGTGGAGAACTCCGTCGACATCCGCGTCCGCCTCAACGACGGCCGCGAGTTCGACGCCAAGGTGCTCGGGAGGGATCCGCTCACCGACCTGGCCCTCATCAAGCTCGAGGGCAACGTGGGGAACCTGCCGGTGGCGAGGCTCGGGGACTCGGACCAGATTCGCGTGGGCGATCCCGTGATGGCCATCGGCAACCCGTTCGGGCTCACCTCCAGCGTCAGCGTCGGCATCCTCTCGGCCCGCGCCCGCGACATCCAGGCCGGCCCCTACGACAACTTCCTGCAGACGGACGCCGCCATCAACCCGGGCAACTCGGGTGGGCCGCTCTTCAACATGCGGGGCGAGGTCGTCGGCATCAACAGCGCCATCGTCGGCGGTGGCACGGGCATCGGCTTCGCCGTGCCCTCCAACATGGCCAAGGCGCTCCTGTCCCAGTTGCAGAAGGGGAAGATTCAACGTGGCTGGCTGGGTGTGTCGGTACAGGACCTCACGGCGGATCTCGCCAAGGCGCTCAACGTGCCGGCGCGCAAGGGCGCCATCGTCACCGATGTGCAGCCGGATACCCCGGCCGCCAGGGCCGGTCTGAAGCAGGATGACGTCATCACCGCCATCGAGGGCACGGCCGTCGAGACCTCGCGCGGTCTCACCCGCGACATCGGCTTCCGCCCTCCGGGCGAGGCGGTGAAGCTGACCGTCTACCGCAACGGCAAGTCGCGGGAGGTGCAGGTGAAGCTGGGCGAGCGCCCGGACCTCGAGGGCATCTCCTCCGCTCCCCAGAGCGAACGCGAGGAGGAGGACACCGGCCACAAGCTGGGTCTGCGTCTCCAGGACGTGGACCCGCGCATGGCCCCGGGCGTCAGGCAGGGCGCCATGGTCGTCGACGTGGACCCCGGCTCGCCCGCGGATCGCGCGGGTCTCCAGCCCGGCATGGTCATCGTCGAGGCCGGTGGCAAGCAGGTGCGCAGCCCTCGTGAGTTCGCCCAGGTCGTCCGCGGCGCGAAGTCCGGCTCCTCGCTGTTGCTGCGCATCCAGATCGGTGAGAACCGTGTGCTGCGGGCACTCACGATTCCTTAG